Proteins from a single region of Sebastes umbrosus isolate fSebUmb1 chromosome 8, fSebUmb1.pri, whole genome shotgun sequence:
- the trpm6 gene encoding transient receptor potential cation channel subfamily M member 6 isoform X2 produces MSRKSWIEETIFKRECVKFIPSSRDLHRCIPVCQVCQNLIRCCCGHLMGEHSWQESLPPISLYPGPGQDLEEDWSIELHTKASPTNAYGTIDFQDTATRVCRAKYVRVAVDSKPEVLLQLMLKEWQMERPKLLLTVQGGSENFTLPLKVEQAFSKGLITAALSTGAWILTDGINTGVSKYVGEAVKTFGGHNLRKRNTVGITPWGVIDNNTDLIGRDVFRPYQPLGNPLSKQARLNGFHSHFLLVDDGTLGKHGCQQGLRGKLEKHIRLQKIHPRLNQGVPVVCVVLEGGPAIVSTVLDYVSNVPPVPVFVFEGSGRAADLLAFLHKQTAIDRQLDTDIKEDFLVRIGNVFGVDIAEASQLYSLLLQCMNHRQSITIFDSESEDQTAPDAAILTTSLKGTKASPAEQLSMALAWDRADIAQKDVLVYGQHWQVGSLEQAMLDALVMDRVSFVKLLIDNGMTMNRFLTVDRLEDLYNTTQGQTDRFLHHLVEDAKQTSLPIGYRLSLIDMGLVIEYLIGGAYRSTYTRKHFRAAYSRQKDKEGRRDSSASFSRQRRGLIPNPTRVKTLQNQYFFRTAQPYKPKEQDVSPGSSREIPSSHGLGDAPLLVTFNFNDLFVWAVLQQRQQMALFLWQHGEEALARATVACKLYRSMAIEVRQSSMDDNISERFKTYSLEFGQLAVDALDCAFRQNEQMAMKLLTIEMEAWSHFTCLQMAVSSCHRPFVSHSCTQTLLTDLWTGSLNMRKNSYLKIILSLLLPPAILLLEFKSKAEMCHVPQSHEAMPFGLESVKTAPAHEGTDHTDAERRTSFDDTCFGPVSDTVSSITVQCLSWITRVYEFYTAPVVKFWFHTMSYLAFLMLFSFVVLVKMGDRPSVQEWLVIAYILSTAVEKTREVLMSEPRKLSQKLKIWFSEYWNVSDFIAILLFLAGLALRWHADPYRRAGRISYCLDIIFWFVRVTDLLAVNQHAGPYLTMITKMTKNMFFIVVMMAIVLLSFGVSRKAILSPDEEPSWSLARDVVFEPYWMIYGEVYAKEIDPCDDGVPCPPASFLTAFLQAVYLFFQYIIMVNILIAFFNNVYFDMESSSNKLWKYNRYRYIMTYQERPWLPPPLILLSHMTSSLRTIYRRCIGDAEQEERGSGLKLNLGHEDRKKLHEFEEKCVEAYFHEKSDDLHSSQINRIRATAERVEEMYMMMGEVSEKVIFIQDSLSELDCQLGRLQDLSALAVDTLTLLSASDSLHQEEARLSQCRPITASRHILPHSWTLPHRSRADCDALNMRRVIPKSCKSTPPSLLKGYTLVASRLASQECHVGAWGSQGGRRGHTEEGEDGAKEDPQFRDQTPCESCGQSRCGSPLSPRGMDSPHHKLWTCEPYLYPSQEETSMEEGEEEEVEEEREQEEERIHKQLSDTEVSRTSSDAVLLSDPRDISEGLVNPAFSHDDSQPSSRSRPSSQWERPVKSPRWAYLSRDRPYGYCRSLSCSVENMAFSGTPLSPMRGSFPSLNEPMNKESLSDGRGFRDDTSLRCSRSREWSKSSDFTQVSDSRGKNHNRKTVKIQESSPDTATTQSHLSDACWRRWRRLRGEPTCWSASTSLNQLNFEPMDLLQKQVFPHQDVYSPTHSAWNSWARSMSHRSSLQSGIAPEAKSSSFQSTDNLYPHYSAVERNNLMRLAHTIPFTPVSILGGEEVSIYSLEEVPSDADPESGPVSSWSSRGLSAMLQPLSSEEGSLDGGLRRGCRVLCTWAERDVLRPGLVYVVKAFRPEVVRAWQRYFHGSTAQQLCLREIQQQKAAQKMMQEFNEVIPDDMHHSPRFLDVALVLWHSNGQWLTIERNMSGDFRKYNNNTGEEITPCCSLEEMLLAFSHWTYEFSCRELVVLDIQGVGEELTDPTVIMADDQSGSRGEMLFGPDNLGDAGISGFLQKHSCGACCRRLGLADFSNKSNQIIHAGCVDFLPGLFEDVSGRLREQQRGGRADVGERRTRRR; encoded by the exons ATG TCACGAAAGTCTTGGATTGAGGAAACCATCTtcaagagagagtgtgtgaagtTTATCCCTTCATCTCGGGACTTACATAG ATGTATTCCCGTATGTCAAGTATGCCAAAACTTGATCAG ATGTTGCTGTGGTCACCTGATGGGGGAGCACTCCTGGCAAGAGTCCCTCCCCCCCATATCCCTCTATCCTGGTCCAGGACAGGACCTGGAAGAGGACTGGTCCATAGAGCTCCACACCAAAGCCAGTCCCACCAATGCCTATGGGACCATAGACTTTCAGGACACTGCCACACGTGTCTGCCGGGCCAAG TACGTCCGTGTGGCTGTGGACTCCAAGCCGGAGGTGCTGCTCCAACTGATGCTGAAGGAGTGGCAGATGGAGAGACCCAAGCTGCTACTGACTGTCCAGGGGGGCTCTGAAAATTTCACCCTACCCCTTAAAGTCGAGCAGGCCTTCAGCAAAGGGCTGATCACTGCCGCTCTCAGCACAGGGGCATGGATACTCACTGATGGTATTAATACAG GTGTGTCTAAGTATGTGGGCGAGGCAGTGAAAACATTTGGGGGCCACAACCTGAGGAAGAGAAACACAGTCGGCATCACACCATGGGGAGTCATTGACAACAACACGGACCTTATAGGCAGAGAT GTGTTCAGGCCCTACCAGCCACTGGGGAACCCTTTGAGCAAGCAGGCCCGTCTTAATGGTTTCCACTCCCACTTTCTGCTGGTGGATGATGGAACGCTGGGAAAACATGGCTGCCAACAAGGCCTCAGGGGGAAGCTGGAGAAACACATCCGTCTACAGAAGATACACCCCc GACTGAACCAAGGAGTacctgtggtgtgtgtggtgctgGAGGGAGGTCCTGCCATTGTGTCCACAGTGTTGGACTATGTCAGCAATGTGCCCCCTGTGCCAGTGTTTGTGTTCGAGGGATCGGGTAGGGCTGCTGACCTGCTCGCCTTCTTACACAAGCAGACTGCTATTGACAG GCAGTTGGATACTGACATTAAAGAGGACTTCCTTGTCAGGATTGGAAATGTGTTTGGAGTAGATATAGCAGAAGCCTCTCAGCTCTACAGTCTCCTCCTGCAGTGTATGAATCACAGACAGTCT ATTACCATCTTTGACTCCGAGTCAGAGGACCAAACGGCACCCGATGCAGCCATTTTGACAACTAGTCTCAAGG GCACCAAGGCCAGTCCTGCAGAGCAGCTGAGCATGGCCTTAGCCTGGGACAGGGCTGACATTGCACAGAAAGATGTCCTGGTCTATGGACAGCATTGGCAG GTGGGTTCCTTGGAGCAGGCTATGCTGGACGCTCTGGTGATGGACCGGGTCAGTTTTGTCAAACTGCTGATTGACAACGGCATGACTATGAACCGCTTCCTTACTGTGGATCGCCTCGAGGATCTCTATAACACg ACACAGGGGCAGACAGACCGTTTCCTGCACCACCTCGTTGAAGATGCGAAACAG acttCTCTTCCCATAGGGTaccgtctctctctcattgACATGGGCCTGGTGATAGAGTACCTCATAGGAGGAGCGTACCGCAGCACCTACACACGGAAACACTTCAGAGCTGCCTACAGCCGCCAGAAGGACAAA GAGGGTAGACGGGACAGTTCCGCCTCCTTCTCTAGACAGAGACGGGGATTAATACCAAACCCTACGAGGGTCAAGACTCTTCAGAACCAGTATTTCTTTAGAACGGCTCAGCCCTACAAACCCAAG GAGCAAGATGTGTCACCTGGGAGCAGTCGAGAGATCCCGTCGAGCCATGGCCTTGGTGACGCTCCGCTGCTGGTTACCTTCAACTTCAACGACCTGTTCGTGTGGGCCGTGCTTCAGCAGCGTCAGCAGATGGCGCTCTTCCTGTGGCAGCACGGCGAGGAGGCGCTGGCACGCGCCACAGTGGCCTGTAAGCTTTACCGCTCCATGGCCATTGAGGTGCGGCAGAGCAGTATGGACGACAACATTTCAGAGCGATTCAAGACATAttcact tgAGTTTGGTCAGCTGGCGGTGGACGCATTAGACTGTGCGTTTCGTCAGAACGAGCAGATGGCCATGAAGCTGTTGACTATAGAGATGGAGGCATGGAGCCATTTCACCTGTCTGCAGATGGCTGTCTCTTCATGTCATAGACCATTCGTCTCACACTCCTGCACTCAGACCCTCCTCACAGATCTCTGGACTGGTTCGCTCAACATGAGAAAAAACTCCTATCTGaag ATCATTTTGAGCCTTCTTCTGCCCCCTGCCATCTTGCTACTGGAGTTTAAAAGCAAAGCTGAAATGTGCCATGTACCACAGTCCCATGAGGCAATGCCGTTTGGACTTGAGTCTGTGAAGACCGCACCAGCCCACGAGGGAACTGATCACACG GATGCAGAGCGACGCACGTCATTCGATGACACATGTTTTGGTCCTGTGTCAGACACTGTGTCCTCTATCACCGTACAGTGTCTGTCCTGGATCACAAGAGTCTATGAATTCTACACAGCTCCTGTTGTCaagttctggtttcacaca ATGTCGTACTTGGCCTTTCTGATGTTATTCTCCTTCGTCGTGCTGGTGAAGATGGGGGATCGACCCAGTGTTCAGGAGTGGCTGGTCATAGCTTACATCTTGTCCACTGCAGTGGAGAAAaccagagag GTACTAATGTCTGAGCCGAGGAAGCTGAGCCAGAAGCTGAAGATTTGGTTCTCAGAGTACTGGAACGTATCAGATTTCATtgccatcctcctcttcctggcTGGATTGGCGCTGCGTTGGCATGCTGATCCCTACCGGAGGGCAGGACGCATCAGTTACTGTCTGGACATCATCTTCTGGTTCGTCAGGGTGACGGATCTGCTGGCTGTCAATCAGCATGCCGGCCCTTACCTCACCATGATCACTAAGATG ACCAAAAACATGTTCTTCATAGTGGTGATGATGGCAATAGTGCTGCTGAGCTTCGGGGTGTCCAGGAAGGCCATCCTGTCACCAGACGAGGAGCCGTCCTGGAGCCTAGCTCGAGACGTAGTCTTCGAGCCCTACTGGATGATCTACGGAGAGGTCTACGCAAAGGAGATAGATC CCTGTGACGACGGTGTTCCATGTCCTCCTGCATCCTTTCTTACGGCGTTCCTCCAGGCTGTCTATCTGTTCTTCCAGTATATCATCATGGTCAACATCCTCATTGCATTTTTTAA CAACGTCTACTTTGACATGGAATCGTCGTCCAATAAGCTGTGGAAGTACAACCGCTATCGCTACATAATGACCTATCAGGAGAGGCCATGGCTGCCTCCGCCCCTTATACTCCTCAGTCACATGACCTCAAGCTTGAGAACCATCTACAGGAGATGTATTGGTGACGctgagcaggaggagagaggctcTGGACTCA AGCTCAACCTGGGCCACGAGGATCGTAAGAAGCTCCATGAGTTTGAGGAGAAATGTGTAGAGGCCTACTTCCACGAGAAGAGTGATGATCTCCACAGCAGTCAAATTAACAGGATCAGAGCCACAGCTGAGAG AGTCGAGGAGATGTACATGATGATGGGGGAGGTCTCGGAGAAGGTCATCTTTATTCAGGACAGCCTGTCGGAGCTGGACTGTCAGCTGGGTCGACTCCAGGACCTATCTGCGCTGGCCGTCGACACCCTCACTCTGCTCTCTGCTTCCGACAGCCTGCACCAGGAGGAGGCACGCCTGTCTCAATGTCGACCCATCACAGCGTCCCGGCACATCCTCCCTCACAGCTGGACCCTCCCGCACAGAAGCAGAGCAGACTGCGATGCACTTAATATGCGGCGAGTGATACCCAAGTCGTGCAAAAGTACCCCGCCTTCTTTGCTGAAGGGCTATACTCTGGTGGCGAGTCGGCTGGCATCACAGGAGTGCCATGTTGGAGCTTGGGGGAGTCagggaggaagacgaggacACACTGAGGAGGGAGAGGACGGAGCAAAGGAG GATCCACAGTTCAGGGATCAGACACCCTGTGAGTCTTGTGGGCAGTCCCGCTGTGGGTCTCCTCTTTCTCCCAGAGGCATGGATTCACCACATCATAAACTCTGGACATGTGAGCCGTACCTGTATCCCAGTCAAGAGGAAACTTCCATggaagagggagaagaagaggaggtggaagaagagagagagcaagaggaggaaaggataCATAAACAGCTGTCTGATACAGAAGTGTCCAGAACCTCTAGTGATGCTGTCCTTCTGTCCGACCCTCGAGACATCTCTGAGGGTTTGGTAAATCCTGCATTTTCTCATGATGATAGCCAACCAAGTTCTCGGTCCAGACCTTCCAGCCAATGGGAAAGACCTGTGAAATCTCCCAGGTGGGCGTATCTGTCCAGAGACCGTCCCTACGGCTACTGCAGGTCCCTGTCGTGCAGCGTGGAGAATATGGCTTTCTCTGGGACGCCTCTCAGTCCAATGAGGGGATCATTTCCTTCTCTTAACGAACCAATGAACAAAGAGAGTTTGTCTGATGGGAGGGGTTTCAGGGACGACACATCGCTACGATGCAGCAGGAGCAGAG aGTGGTCCAAGTCCTCTGACTTCACTCAAGTCTCAGACAGCAGAGGCAAAAACCATAACAGGAAGACAGTGAAGATACAAGAGAGCAGTCCAGATACT GCAACCACACAGTCCCATTTGTCTGATGCCTGCTGGAGAAGGTGGCGGAGATTGAGAGGAGAACCTACATGTTGGTCAGCTTCGACCAGCCTAAATCAGCTCA attttgagCCAATGGATTTGTTGCAGAAGCAGGTGTTTCCCCATCAG GATGTGTATAGCCCCACTCATTCAGCATGGAACAGCTGGGCCAGATCCATGAGCCACAGGTCTTC TTTACAGAGTGGGATTGCACCTGAAG CAAAAAGCTCCTCCTTCCAGTCCACTGACAATTTGTATCCGCACTATTCAG CGGTGGAGAGAAACAATCTGATGAGACTGGCTCACACCATTCCCTTCACTCCTGTCTCCATTCTGG GAGGTGAAGAGGTGAGCATCTACTCTCTGGAGGAAGTGCCCTCTGATGCTGACCCTGAATCTGGCCCAGTGTCCTCCTGGTCGTCACGAGGCCTGTCTGCCATGCtgcagcccctctccagtgagGAGGGCTCTCTGGACGGGGGTCTCCGGCGGGGCTGCAGGGTGCTGTGTACCTGGGCAGAACGGGACGTGCTCAGACCTGGTCTGGTGTACGTGGTCAAAGCCTTTAGGCCGGAGGTTGTTCGTGCCTGGCAGAGGTACTTCCATGGTAGCACGGCACAGCAGCTTTGTTTAAGG GAGATCCAGCAGCAGAAAGCAGCCCAGAAGATGATGCAAGAGTTCAACGAGGTCATACCTGATGACATGCACCACTCACCaag GTTTCTAGATGTAGCTCTGGTCCTCTGGCATTCAAATGGCCAGTGGCTGACTATTGAGAGGAACATGTCCGGTGACTTCaggaaatacaacaacaacacaggagAGGAGATCACGCCCTGCTGTTCACTGGAGGAAATGCTGCTAGCGTTCTCCCACTGGACATACGAGTTCTCGTGCAGAGAGCTTGTGGTGCTCGATATACAAG GAGTAGGAGAGGAGCTGACAGATCCAACAGTCATTATGGCCGACGATCAAAG TGGTAGCAGGGGTGAGATGCTTTTCGGTCCAGATAACCTGGGAGATGCCGGCATCAGCGGTTTCCTGCAGAAACACTCTTGCGGTGCCTGCTGCCGCAGACTGGGACTAGCAG ATTTCTCCAACAAATCAAACCAAATTATTCATGCCGGATGCGTGGACTTCCTCCCAGGCCT ATTTGAGGACGTGTCCGGACGGCTGCGAGAACAGCAGCGAGGCGGCAGAGCCGACGTCGGGGAAAGAAGAACAAGACGACGATGA